A single genomic interval of Cucumis sativus cultivar 9930 chromosome 5, Cucumber_9930_V3, whole genome shotgun sequence harbors:
- the LOC101217657 gene encoding glycine-rich cell wall structural protein 1: MPRNMNGNRNQDGEDERGLLWNLPVLKSSRFGNLGPAFGLGVGCGVGFGIGLVGGAGFGPGIPGLQLGFGLGAGCGVGLGFGYGVGRGIAQDDKRRYSNVGDVLRGRQSIFPHQDDIGALVDDLVLNTKRLIRATSKEIDKWKR; encoded by the exons ATGCCACGAAATATGAACGGAAACAGAAACCAAGACGGAGAAGATGAGAGGGGATTATTGTGGAATCTTCCCGTTCTTAAATCTTCCAGATTCGGAAATTTAGGCCCCGCCTTCGGTCTCGGCGTTGGTTGTGGCGTCGGCTTTGGCATCGGCCTCGTCGGAG GTGCTGGATTTGGTCCAGGAATTCCTGGCTTACAGCTTGGCTTTGGTCTTGGTGCTGGATGTGGAGTTGGCTTAGGATTTGGCTATGGTGTTGGCAGGGGTATTGCCCAAGATGACAAACGCAGATACTCAAACGTTGGGGATGTATTGCGTGGTCGTCAAAGTATTTTTCCTCA TCAGGACGATATCGGCGCGCTTGTTGACGACCTTGTCCTAAATACAAAGAGACTTATCCGAGCTACTTCAAAGGAGATTGACAAGtggaaaagatga